A stretch of the Alnus glutinosa chromosome 6, dhAlnGlut1.1, whole genome shotgun sequence genome encodes the following:
- the LOC133871373 gene encoding uncharacterized protein LOC133871373: MAINRDSSPPPMIGKIGPYTVFMTPPSTPKPSQRPVSDSPKKIVSPPPVQPPPQQFSKSTETVSSNGSFLDFFKNAVTKVQNVHSSLDDHLARWFGLNQSKYQWALDDYYESKGLENGDAKAKDNTSSKVQSV, translated from the exons ATGGCTATCAACCGAGACTCCTCGCCCCCGCCGATGATCGGAAAAATCGGGCCGTACACGGTGTTCATGACCCCACCTTCCACACCGAAGCCTTCTCAGCGACCGGTCTCCGATTCGCCCAAAAAGATCGTCTCTCCGCCTCCTGTGCAGCCTCCGCCGCAACAGTTCAGTAAGTCCACTGAGACCGTGTCGTCCAATGGGTCCTTCTTGGACTTCTTCAAGAATGCCGTCACCAAAGTGCAAAACG TGCATTCGAGTTTGGATGACCATTTGGCGCGCTGGTTTGGGTTGAATCAGTCAAAGTACCAATGGGCGCTAGACGACTATTATGAGAGCAAGGGTTTG GAAAATGGGGATGCAAAAGCGAAAGATAATACATCAAGCAAAGTACAGAGTGTGTGA